The nucleotide window GCCTTGGTATGGCATTGACTTCGGTAATGGAATGCCGAATGGCAGGTTCACCAACGGCCGAACCGTCGCTGATATCATAGGTACAGTCTTTGATTAACCCTAGCAATTTGTTGGTTAATGTTTTGCGGTTTTAAAGTGTTGGTATAGTATAGCTGTTGTTTTTGTCACTCTTAGGTATACTTGACTAGTTATGCAACTCTATTTATAAGGAAACTCACCATAATAGACAAGTTAATGGAAGATATTAAATAATAGACAttgatttttaatattttaaaattagACATATGTAACACCGACCAGCAGGAGACTACAACAAATAAGCAAAGTCGGCTAAGGAGTAAGGAGACCGAAATTTAGCTGACACAAAAATCAGTGGGTCCATAAACGAGGCAATCTAATAGCTACACGTGTAAAGTGACAACTAGAACTAAGCCAATGGCCAAAGGAGTCGGCTATATTTTAATTGTCACAAAAATAAAAAGGAGCTAAATCAGAGTGGCCGGCTAAGAGATAACCCGTCCCATTAGCCATCGACTAAGATCTACCCCCTCTTTTTTCTGTGTCAGCTAAGATATAACCAGTTTCTTTAGTCGCCGGCTAAGATCTAGCTGCCACTTTACACGTGTAATTTTTGGCTTGGTTGTTTTGTGCACTCATTACCCAAGTCTGTTTTTTTGATGTTCTTAGTGCTGGCTAAATTTCAGCCTCTTTAACTATTTCTGTTTATTTGATGTTTTCTTATTGTTTGGTTTTGgatatgtttattttttaaagCCAATCTCATATTTTGTTAATTTCTTAACTCAACTTGCTTATCTATTAATGATTAATATTTAGTCACAAAACATGTATAGCGAACAAACCATACATGACATAAATATATATGTCTGACTAGTATATTTTTGCTGTAGGTGATAAGATGGGACTACCCCGACCTCCGGCTTTCCTCGACCCCTCGTTATCCGAAGATGTAATTCTCGCCAACGGGGTGAATTTTGCTTCAGGAGGTGGCGGGATCTTGAACGAAACTGGTGGTTTATTCGTAAGTTCCCTTTATTTCATCGCGGGGGTTAAATATAGATATTAGTTAGAATTTATTGTAATACTTTTTATCATAATAAGATTTGATTTGATTACTTTTGTAACTTACTCTTATAGACTAATCAAATCATCTCTTAATGTTGGTACAAATATTACAATACTAGCTAGTATATTCTATCGAAttcacaaataaaaaaaataagtggTTGTTAGAAATTAACCAAGTCTGATAAAAAATTTACAGATTCAAAGATTCTCATTTTACAAGCAAATAGAGTTATTCAATGGAGTTCAAACTATGATCCGAGGCCAAATTGGCGACGAAGCAGCGACCAAATTCTTTCAGGAGGCAAAATATGTTGTCGCGTTAGGTAGCAACGATTTCATCAACAACTACTTGAATCCCCTTTACTCTGATTCTTGGACGTACAATGACGACACTTTCATCGACTACCTAACGGAAACTCTTGGTGCTCAACTTACGGTAAATAAAATCTGACCCGTAAAACAAAACCGGCTAAGTGAAAATTCGTCgctaaaggttttttttttttttcaacaattTTGTAGGTGTTGCATGGGATGGGGGTAAGAGAGTTGATGGTTTTCGGGTTAGGGCCTATGGGTTGTATTCCTCTTCAAAGGGTGTTGAGTACTTCTGGTGATTGtcaagaaaaaacaaacacccttgCTCT belongs to Helianthus annuus cultivar XRQ/B chromosome 5, HanXRQr2.0-SUNRISE, whole genome shotgun sequence and includes:
- the LOC110941793 gene encoding GDSL esterase/lipase At1g74460, with amino-acid sequence MKLIVTLVLVLATVFLGLIDGYDCKIVQFIFGDSLSDNGNNNRLSKSFAQAALPWYGIDFGNGMPNGRFTNGRTVADIIGDKMGLPRPPAFLDPSLSEDVILANGVNFASGGGGILNETGGLFIQRFSFYKQIELFNGVQTMIRGQIGDEAATKFFQEAKYVVALGSNDFINNYLNPLYSDSWTYNDDTFIDYLTETLGAQLTVLHGMGVRELMVFGLGPMGCIPLQRVLSTSGDCQEKTNTLALNFNKAVAKLMDDLSAKLPNASYKFGDAYDVVNNVITNPSKYGFDNADSPCCSFGRIRPALTCIPASRLCKNRSKYLFWDEYHPSDRANELIANELIRKLGFKPIKQTDGPSASPTSAPAPSDD